One segment of Niveibacterium microcysteis DNA contains the following:
- a CDS encoding dipeptide ABC transporter ATP-binding protein gives MSQAPVETVLALRELSMHIDSERGVVRALDRVSFEIRAGETFALLGESGCGKSMTALSLMRLLPPAGRVAGGEVRMGGRDLCSLTEAQMRRVRGGDLAMIFQEPGTSLNAVLTVGQQLGEVLAIHRGLKGAAARAEAVALMKQVGIPDPERRLTEYPFQFSGGMKQRVMIAMALAGKPKLLIADEPTTALDVTIQAQVLDLMATLQREQRMAMMLITHDLGVVAKMAHRIGVMYAGHLIEEAPRERFFAKPAHPYSVKLFEALPEGHRQAGKLATIPGSVPPLTTDFIGCRFAERCPHAWDRCRGEAPAWHDLGEGQRVRCHLYDAVEAGRLAARSGAAEQVAKPVTRSGDTLLEVEQLQVHFPIKRGVFQRTVGHVKAVDGVSLTLRAGRTLALVGESGCGKTTAGKAILRLIEPTGGRARLGGADLGGLDGKALRALRSKMQMVFQDPFGSLNPRLRVAEIIDEGMDALGIGGDADARRQRILEIMRLVGLRPEMADRYPHEFSGGQRQRIAVARALAVSPQLIVCDEPTSALDVSVQAQILNLLQELQAELGLAYLFITHNIGVVEYLAHEVAVMYLGRIVEQGSAEEVLKSPRHPYTQALLAAVPRAELSEAQASALPPLKGDLPSPSNPPQGCHFHPRCPKAGDACRQDYPPSVAMSSTHTVACHFAR, from the coding sequence ATGAGTCAGGCCCCCGTTGAAACCGTACTCGCGCTGCGCGAGCTTTCGATGCACATCGATAGCGAGCGGGGCGTCGTGCGCGCGCTCGATCGCGTGTCATTCGAAATCCGCGCCGGTGAGACCTTCGCGCTGCTCGGCGAATCCGGCTGCGGCAAGTCGATGACCGCACTCTCGCTGATGCGGCTGTTGCCGCCCGCGGGGCGTGTTGCCGGTGGCGAGGTGCGCATGGGTGGGCGCGATCTCTGCAGCCTGACCGAGGCGCAGATGCGCCGGGTGCGTGGCGGCGATCTCGCGATGATCTTCCAGGAGCCGGGCACCAGCCTCAATGCGGTGCTGACGGTCGGCCAGCAATTGGGCGAGGTGCTGGCGATCCACCGCGGCCTGAAAGGTGCTGCGGCGCGCGCCGAGGCTGTGGCGTTGATGAAGCAGGTCGGTATCCCCGATCCGGAACGCAGACTGACTGAATATCCGTTCCAGTTCTCGGGCGGCATGAAGCAGCGCGTGATGATCGCGATGGCGCTTGCCGGCAAGCCGAAGCTCCTGATCGCTGACGAACCGACGACCGCGCTGGATGTGACAATCCAGGCGCAGGTGCTCGATCTGATGGCGACGCTGCAACGCGAGCAGCGCATGGCGATGATGCTGATCACGCACGACCTGGGTGTGGTCGCCAAGATGGCGCATCGCATCGGCGTGATGTACGCCGGCCACTTGATCGAGGAAGCGCCGCGTGAGCGTTTCTTTGCCAAGCCGGCGCACCCCTATTCGGTGAAGCTTTTTGAGGCGCTGCCGGAGGGGCATCGCCAAGCCGGCAAACTTGCGACGATTCCGGGCTCGGTGCCGCCGCTCACCACTGATTTCATTGGCTGCCGTTTCGCCGAACGGTGCCCGCACGCGTGGGACCGTTGTCGGGGCGAAGCGCCTGCGTGGCACGACTTGGGCGAGGGGCAGCGGGTGCGTTGCCACCTTTACGATGCGGTCGAGGCAGGGCGCCTGGCCGCGCGCTCGGGCGCGGCAGAGCAAGTTGCAAAGCCGGTTACGCGCAGTGGCGATACACTGCTTGAAGTCGAGCAATTGCAGGTGCACTTCCCGATCAAGCGTGGGGTCTTCCAGCGCACCGTGGGCCACGTCAAGGCTGTGGACGGCGTGAGCCTGACGCTGCGCGCCGGTCGCACATTGGCGCTGGTTGGTGAATCGGGTTGCGGCAAGACCACCGCCGGCAAGGCGATTCTTCGCTTGATCGAACCCACCGGCGGTCGTGCCCGGCTAGGCGGGGCCGATCTCGGCGGGCTCGATGGCAAGGCGCTGCGTGCGCTGCGATCGAAGATGCAGATGGTGTTCCAGGACCCGTTCGGCTCGCTGAACCCGCGTTTGCGTGTGGCCGAGATCATCGACGAGGGGATGGATGCGCTGGGCATCGGTGGCGATGCCGACGCACGCCGGCAACGCATCCTCGAAATCATGCGGCTGGTTGGTCTGCGGCCCGAGATGGCGGATCGTTACCCGCACGAGTTTTCCGGCGGCCAGCGTCAGCGTATCGCCGTGGCACGGGCGCTGGCGGTGTCGCCTCAGCTGATCGTGTGCGACGAGCCGACTTCGGCGCTGGATGTGTCGGTGCAGGCGCAGATCCTGAATCTGCTGCAGGAACTGCAGGCGGAGCTGGGCCTCGCTTACCTGTTCATCACCCACAACATCGGCGTCGTCGAATACCTCGCGCATGAAGTGGCGGTGATGTATCTGGGCCGCATTGTCGAGCAGGGTAGCGCCGAAGAGGTGCTCAAATCGCCGCGCCACCCCTACACGCAGGCGCTGCTGGCGGCAGTGCCGCGGGCGGAACTGAGTGAAGCGCAAGCAAGCGCACTGCCGCCGCTGAAGGGTGATTTGCCATCGCCGTCGAACCCGCCGCAGGGCTGTCATTTCCACCCGCGCTGCCCGAAAGCCGGCGACGCATGCCGGCAGGACTATCCGCCCTCCGTCGCCATGTCCTCAACGCATACGGTGGCTTGCCACTTCGCGCGTTGA
- a CDS encoding ABC transporter permease produces MRDFQIVVLWSDVLFAVLLAALAAGITYAFRHEHLRRAWHTVFANRSAMAALVILLAYLLVTVLDSFHYRPALDQPDGAPQTKVQYSVEVLSVLDVALSTLRDTREKTYSAPFATHFFEKQMLEAPDGKQYRDYPRLKFGGAHLKDPAERAGDIAVRAACGAALGGLLWLLAMLPIVRGVARRHGWTLARAAHEVLRGGTQIAWDGFAWALLFVLVLAGVLGILSGHYHVFGTDATGNDVLYQTLKAMRVALMIGTLATLVVLPLGIGLGLAAGYYRGWVDDTIQYIYTVISSIPYVLLIAAASLMMTMLIERNGALFTTAASRADAKLVALCAIIGAISWTTLCRLIRAETLKLRELDYVQAARCFGVSSLRIMLRHILPNAFHIVLITVVLDFSGLVLAEAVLSFVGVGVDPTSISFGMMINKARGELARDPLIWWSISAAFVFMVSLVLAANLFADAVREAFDPRALPSRRRLRLGAAK; encoded by the coding sequence ATGAGAGATTTCCAGATTGTTGTCCTGTGGTCGGACGTGCTGTTCGCGGTTCTGCTTGCTGCGCTCGCGGCCGGCATTACCTATGCGTTTCGCCATGAGCACCTGCGCCGCGCATGGCACACCGTGTTCGCGAACCGCAGCGCGATGGCCGCGTTGGTGATCCTGCTGGCTTACCTGCTGGTAACCGTGCTCGATTCCTTCCATTACCGCCCCGCGCTCGACCAGCCGGACGGTGCGCCGCAGACCAAGGTGCAGTACTCGGTCGAGGTGCTGTCGGTGTTGGACGTCGCGCTTTCAACGCTGCGCGATACCCGCGAGAAGACCTACTCCGCGCCATTCGCGACGCACTTCTTCGAAAAGCAGATGCTCGAAGCGCCGGACGGCAAGCAATACCGCGACTACCCACGGCTCAAGTTCGGCGGCGCGCACCTCAAGGATCCGGCGGAGCGCGCCGGCGACATTGCTGTGCGTGCCGCATGCGGCGCCGCGCTCGGCGGCCTTCTGTGGCTGCTGGCTATGCTCCCGATCGTGCGGGGCGTTGCGCGTAGGCATGGTTGGACGCTTGCGCGGGCCGCACACGAAGTGCTGCGCGGCGGCACGCAGATTGCATGGGACGGCTTTGCCTGGGCGTTGCTGTTCGTGCTGGTTCTTGCGGGCGTGCTCGGCATCCTGTCGGGCCACTACCATGTGTTCGGCACCGATGCGACCGGCAACGACGTGCTCTACCAGACACTCAAGGCGATGCGCGTCGCGCTGATGATCGGCACCCTGGCCACGCTCGTGGTGCTGCCGCTTGGCATCGGCCTCGGGCTCGCCGCGGGCTACTACCGTGGTTGGGTGGACGACACGATCCAGTACATCTACACGGTGATCAGTTCGATCCCCTATGTGCTGTTGATTGCCGCCGCATCGCTGATGATGACGATGCTGATCGAACGCAACGGGGCGCTGTTTACGACCGCTGCATCGCGCGCCGACGCCAAGCTGGTGGCCCTGTGCGCCATCATCGGCGCGATTTCCTGGACCACGCTGTGCCGGCTGATCCGCGCCGAGACCCTGAAGCTGCGCGAGCTCGACTATGTGCAGGCGGCGCGCTGCTTCGGTGTGTCGAGCCTGCGCATCATGCTGCGCCACATCCTGCCGAATGCCTTCCACATCGTGCTGATCACCGTGGTGCTGGATTTTTCCGGCCTGGTGCTCGCAGAAGCGGTGCTGTCGTTCGTCGGTGTGGGCGTCGATCCGACATCGATCAGCTTCGGCATGATGATCAACAAGGCGCGTGGCGAGCTCGCGCGCGATCCGCTGATCTGGTGGTCGATCAGTGCAGCCTTTGTCTTCATGGTGAGTCTGGTGCTCGCCGCCAACCTGTTTGCCGATGCTGTGCGCGAGGCGTTTGACCCGCGTGCTTTGCCGTCGCGCCGCCGCCTTCGCCTGGGAGCCGCAAAATGA
- a CDS encoding ABC transporter permease, which produces MIAYLIRRLLWALPTLLGVNLLVFALFFIVSSPDDMARAQLGAKRVTQEAIERWKADHGYNKPLFYNHDAEGSARFTDTIFVQKSARMFLLDFGKSDLGRDINHELSARMWPSLALALPVFLIGLFVAVVAAMVLAFFRATWLDYSGVIACVLLMSISSLFYIIAGQFIVARAWSLVPISGYQSGMDAMRFLALPVLVGVVAGLGSNVRWYRSIFLEEIGKDYVRTARAKGLSEGAVLFRHVLKNAMIPILTGTVVVIPSLFLGSLISEDFFGIPGLGSFTIEAIMMQDFAIVRAMVFIGALLYILGLILTDLSYTLVDPRVRLQ; this is translated from the coding sequence ATGATTGCTTACCTCATCCGGCGCCTGCTGTGGGCCTTGCCCACTTTGCTGGGCGTCAATCTGCTCGTCTTTGCTTTGTTCTTCATCGTCAGCAGCCCTGACGACATGGCGCGTGCACAACTGGGCGCCAAACGCGTGACGCAGGAGGCAATCGAACGCTGGAAGGCGGATCACGGCTACAACAAGCCGCTGTTCTACAACCACGACGCGGAGGGCTCGGCGCGGTTTACCGACACCATCTTCGTGCAGAAATCCGCCCGCATGTTCCTGCTCGATTTCGGCAAGAGTGACCTCGGGCGCGACATCAACCATGAGCTGTCTGCGCGCATGTGGCCGTCGCTCGCGCTGGCACTTCCGGTCTTCTTGATTGGCCTTTTTGTTGCAGTCGTCGCGGCAATGGTGTTGGCGTTCTTCCGTGCGACCTGGCTCGACTACTCCGGCGTGATTGCCTGCGTTCTGCTGATGTCGATCTCCAGCCTGTTCTACATCATCGCCGGTCAATTCATTGTCGCCAGGGCATGGAGCCTTGTGCCGATTTCCGGTTACCAGAGCGGCATGGATGCGATGCGTTTTCTGGCGCTGCCCGTGCTGGTCGGCGTGGTGGCGGGCTTGGGCTCGAACGTGCGTTGGTACCGCTCGATCTTCCTTGAAGAAATCGGCAAGGATTACGTGCGTACCGCGCGGGCCAAGGGCTTGTCCGAGGGCGCAGTGCTGTTCCGCCATGTGTTGAAGAACGCAATGATCCCGATCCTTACAGGCACCGTTGTGGTGATTCCGTCGCTGTTCCTCGGCAGCCTGATCAGTGAGGACTTCTTCGGCATCCCGGGGCTGGGCAGCTTCACGATCGAGGCGATCATGATGCAGGACTTCGCCATCGTCCGCGCCATGGTGTTCATCGGCGCCTTGCTCTACATCCTGGGCCTGATCCTGACCGACCTTTCCTACACCCTGGTTGACCCGCGGGTGCGACTGCAATGA